Within the Scomber scombrus chromosome 4, fScoSco1.1, whole genome shotgun sequence genome, the region ACCACTGCTGGAGTTTCTCCCAAATTGCGGATAACCTCCAAACACATCTCACataagtttaagtttaattgaatttgcatttaaatgtccATTTGAGTCAGTTATCCAGTGTAGATACAGAAAAAGAAGGCAGTTCATGGGTGTTAAAGAGTAAAAACTCAGAGAACTGCTGAGCTcatacacatgaacacatacacatgcaagaTCCCATTTGGCACAGTAAGTAATCCAGTAATCCACAGAAAGTAATCCAGTTAGCATGCACAGATTATAGTGATgagtacataaacacacacacacacacacacacaaacatacccaGGCAGTCATATgtgaacatatacagtatattacttGTATCATGATGTTGAAAAAGTGACACTGCAGTGGGTGCGTGTCCTCTGGTAGATGTCACTAGCAGTTTTTTGGTGCATTTCATAGACTGAAGCTGTAGAATTGAAAAGCATTGAGAAGCAGTTTGGAGGGCATTAACAGCTTGGTTAATTCAGCTGTAAAAGAGGACGGTGTTATCTGCATACAAATGAGTCATAGCTGGCTTAATGTCCTCTCTGAGAGTTGTTGAGATATCCTGCTGACAGATTAACAAGGTATTAGGAGTGAAAACATTACCTCTATGGCGGAGACTCCATTCTGATCCCTGGGATTGAGCGTGCTGCTGTGACATGAAAAGCTTTGTCTTATTCTATTACTGACGCATTCACTCATCActgccctcctcctcttcctcctccttctcttctgcAGATACAGATGTGGAGTTTCTCATGACCAGGGAGATCCTATCATTGACAGTCATGAGAGCTGAGCTTCACCTCCAACTTTCAAACCCACAACATCTGGACGTCCGCCCCGTGCTCCCATTTATGGCAAAGCGCAACCTTCCAACAAGGTAACAAGTCTCAGtatgattcatatttttatgaatgaatttcAGCCATCCGTCTGAAGGCCTCTGGGAATCTCAGGCCTAAATGTCTCCCTGTTTTCTCTCACCTCTTGTAGGTACAGTGTGTGGTCACGGGGTCACACGGTGGAGCTGCGATTGGACCTGCTGTTCCTCCTCCAGATTTTGCAGGAGGCGGCAGGTGGTGCCGGAGGGGGTCCCAGCTTGATGAACATGCGGCGGGTCGTGTCTTCTCCAAGGGGGGATCCAGGAGCTCTACAAGACACTCACGGTGATGAGTGGGGGGATGGGGTTGCCATAGCGCTGCCTGCCCCTGAGCTGGGTCTGGGCCTGGGCTTGGGCTTGGTGCTGGACTGCAGTCAGGGTGGAGTGGGGGTGTCCTGCGAAACCAGCGGCGTtcacctctcacacacacctttcaTGGCTCTGTACTACAGATAAAGACTGGACTGAGCTTGGCTGAGGCCATAAAGGGATATATCATGTTTCACCCACAGATGCCTCAAAGCATATCAAGAAATATTGCACTTCAATGTCAAATCTATTAATttataaatgttatgttttgtacAATAGGctatatatattatgtaaatTGTGAATATGATATACTGTACGCTCATGGAGTCATTTTTTAGTTATTAAAGATCAATCTAACAATGGCTCACGACAAAAGAGGATGAAAATATTTTGACTTCAGTGTGTGGCCACCTCCGTTGACGTGGTTTTGTTCAGCTGTGCTCCTCTTTTAGATATTTGTCTCCCAACGCCTCTGAGCTTCTATTTAAAGAAGTTTTCACAGTTGGTGGAAAAAGCAGCACCTGGACAAACAATGGCTTGTAGCCTACATGTGCTCTGACCCTGCAGTGCCTGTCCCTCAGGAAATATTGTTAGACCTTTGTGTTACAGATCTAAAAGATATTTAAGCAAGGAAAAGGTTACTCTGAGGTGTATCTCACACTCAGGAACAACATTAGACCCAGTATGTAACTGCAAGTGGAAAAGCatccataatgaatatgcacaGTCATACTGGAGTCAaataacagcagcaacacattCTGATAAAATAgcacatttattaaaaagagACAGCATTTATCAGCATTTCCCATGTTTGCAGTTATACGCCACATCTGAGTAAGATCAGGGGCCTCGAACACATCTCAGTCCACCCGCTGCTGCCTACAGCCCTCAGAAGAGCATTTATTTATCTGACTCGTGTATATCTATACAGTAGGATTCTTTACTCATATTTAAGCACACACTCGCGCTGTGTGGTCGATGGCAGATTGTTTGTGCGGTCCGCTGACGGGACGATGGAGAAgctggcagatttttttttttttgctgttcaAATTTGTCTcagtttaaattcatttaaGTTCAGTTGCtttgaaaatgagaaatgagaaaccaggagaaaaaaaacaaccaaaaaacaattacattaattacaaaGCCATTAAAATGCCTTTTCTAGGGTGCCAGTGACAAGATTCAAGATTGGGTTTAATGGCAGGGGGAATAATTAGTGATGACAACAAATCTGATGACAAGATATGACGggtttgcccccccccccaacctggTTTATTCACTGCTTTACCAggcagggaaggaaagaaatgaagaacTTTTAGTGGCATGTTGAGACACTACGTTTTAAAGAATTTGGATGGAGTGATGACAATTCTTTGGTTCtcatgtgaaaaagaaaaacacagagcagatcTTCATTCCACTCCAGTTCATCAAATTGTgagatgtagtaacaataacagGATTGATGTCTGGAAAAAAGGCTGGTGAGAAGCTAAATATATAAAGAGTGTGAGTGAAACAAGAGCTGAACATATACAGTAGGATCCATAAGTGTTGAGAGCCTATTGTATATTATTTCACAGTACTCTTAAAACCTTTTCAACATGTTTCTGACTGGCTTTGCTCCAAGAGAAACTGAGGTTAACAACACACCCAGGATTATCTTCAATTCTACTGACAGACTTCAAACAAGAGGTGCTCATGTGGAATGAAAATCTAGCCCTGAAACTTGTTTaacaagagaagaaagaaagagagagagagagaaagagagggggggggggggagaaactGATATGATACAAGCCAACAAAAAAAGTGACCTCAAGGCGAATGATGGTAAAGCACAATGTATTCAATAATTCAAGgcaacaaagacaaacacacaaaaaaatgacaaaattttttaaaatacatgagGCAGTGCAAAAATGTCACACCAATAAAATATCACgtttaaaaattcaaaacaaaaaacagatcctgaggaaaaaattcaaaacataCAAATCCAAGCGTATTATAAAATATCTCCAGATCAGCCCCACTCTGATTTAAATTATATAGAATAGATTGGAAGATCCCACATTTTCAGACACAATctcatttatttgatttctcTGATACTTTAATCCTGCTTTATACTCTGTACCAACAACCGTTCCTCCCAAGAAGAAAGGCCACAAAGTCTTCCTCAAGAgaaatttcaaaacaaaaaccatTTAACACAAAAGTGATGATAACAGAACTGTTGTCACacgattttaaaaaaagacaaaagtgtgATCTTGTACCTTATATACACACGCAGCTGTGTAGACTTGCAGAGGAACAGAACATGGTGACTTTGGTGCTGAATTACTTGAAGTGTTTGCATCctttcagaggaaaaaaggtGCTAATATGTGTCTTAAAATGAGTTGAGTTtagaacttaaaaaaaagaaagaaaatcaactCCAAAAACCGCCAACAACTGGCCACTACCTTCTCGCTtaccgtaaaaaaaaaaaccaatcaAAATATAAGAAGGAGAATCAAGGAGTGAGGAAAGATCCGCAACACCTGAATAATTAACCGTTTCAAGTACTGCATATGGCGACAGCAATACTGGCAAGGGGGTAGGGTGGGTTGGGGGGGAAGGGGGACATTTAAGACGCATTAGTGAAACAGGCAAAGTTACAAAATCATCCTCGGAGCAGAGCTAAGCACTTAAGGGAGGTAACTAGATACATAAATAGGAGGGTTCACGACACAACTCTACTAAAAATGAGGAACAAAGCTGCTTTTCAGTCCGCGtggaaactaaaaaaaaaaagaaaaaagatcacTGTGCAAAAGGTGAGTGGACTCTGATAATGTGGCaatgaagcaggaaaaaaagaaattcccCTTGCTTGCTCAATCCATTCAAGAACCACAAGTAGCTTAATTGCACTCAAAGTTCAcactgtgggggaaaaaaaagaaagaaggttaCAGTcgacattattttttttaagacaacaGATTTGAAAAGGCTGAGTGGAACTTGAGGGGaattcaataaatgttttttttcttttctacttACACTCATGCTgtgctttcttttctctcactgcAAGTGAATGAACTTTTGTGGTAGAGACTTTTGGGGATGTAGGAAACAAGTGCACTGACTGGCACAGATTCTCatgatttattatattaacatgGAGCTGAGGTTTTTCAGATAACACGGAGGACTGAAGCTTATGGCCTGTCAGAGTCAACACAGCATTCggttttaaattgaaaaataaaacaaaaaacccaaaacaaaccaAGTAAATGAACAATTACAACTGCCCGCCCTCATTCCTTCAGCCACTTCTTTTCTCTAAATCCATTTTCAGCCTGCCTGGTTCAAACACTTGCCAACAGAGGCATCACAGTGTAATTTGCAAGCTTtgtgtcaaattaaaaaaacaggccacattgttttgtttttttttcttacaaaataaacaaagacattctttggtgaaaaaaaaaaaaaagaaaagaaaaaggcaggCATGCATAATTAATGAGTGAGCAGAAAAGGCAGCGagcacatttaaatacagtgaTGTAAAATAATCTGGGCTTGCTTGAGTTCAGCATTTCACAGCATAAACTTTGCCTTTCACTAAACGCAGTTGTGGCGTCTTTCATTCCAAGAAACTAAAAAAGGTTAACCGTTATAGGGTCGACGCTGTCGCCTCGTCATATctggattttaaaatgcattcttGGGGCTTTGAATCTGCGGTCGCTGATGAGGACTATTTTCTAAGGCCCTGAATCTGTGTTTTGGTGGATTTTATTTAACACGTGTCACTGGCAGATTTGTTGAAACTCAACCTATATTTCTGTAAAAGGCAAGTCGACTTAGAcaacaaacaggaaattaaCCCAAAAATCAATTTGTCTTATTTCAGCATTTTATGGCAAGTAGATGATGGCACGTTAACGCAGGGCTAAGTTGATCGGAgtggaaagacacacacacacacacaaaaaaagcaacaagtTGAGAAAAATGGGAGCCTCTCAAATGGAAAACCGTATTTCCACTAACCGTCTGACTCGTGGTTTCTAATCTATTTAACCGATTTCTAAGCAGCACCATTTCCAATTGTAAGGTAACATGTCTGACCAGATGCTGAGCAGGAGTGTTAAACAGAGTGTCCTCGCTACACCCAATACAAAACAatgcttatttttttgtttttttgtttgttttataaaacGGGCCCGGACGTATCACTCCTGAGCATCCCTTAGCTGCTGAAATGGGGTTTCCGACCTTTGAAGACTGGCACCTGTAAAAACCCTGCCTGGTGTCTTGAGTGGAAATGACTAACATTGTTCGAAAGGGTCAGCAGAGGTGGATGCGAAAAAACACATTCACGAAAGAAGCGCACGGCATACACTTCCCcacatcttctttttctttcctcagcGGTACAATTTGATGGTGACAGCAGCGTTTTTTGCTTCATCCTGCGGCGgctttctgaaaaaaaaaaagtttgtctgtttgtcctCCGTCCTGATGATCTTCTCTCCCAAGCCTTTCAAGCTCTTTCCTGTGTGTATGCTTTTACCTGTGCTGCtgttgtccccccccccccccccccccctccaggcCCCCTCCTTACCCCCACACCcccccatctctccctctcactctctctctcttcatagTCTCACGTCCGTCTTGTCCTCCCGACTAGTTTTTCCGCTTCACAGCCGACAGAGGCAGAACAACGTGGGGATGAAAACCCCGAATGCCACTAGGATGGGAAACATTAGGCTGCTGTTGTCGGCTGCGTACGGGTTTGGTGTTCGGGGTCCTGACTGGACCCTGTACTTGGAACCTGGTGGGAGCTTCTTCTTCCCGACTTCGTCACCTCCTTCggtttcttcctcttcttcctcctcttcctcaggcTTCTCCAAGCCAGGGTGAGGCTGGAGTTTAGGTACATCTgtcaagtaaaaaaagaaaacgcaGAAGGGAAGACAGGGGAGGTTTAGTTTGAATCACACAATTAAAGAGTAGTCACTGGTATGTAACTCTGCCACTACATATGCAAATTAATTCATATATAGTCATACATTTGCAGTTTTGAGACTTACCCTCTAATGTTCCCTTCATTACATAGAGAGCGCAGACCTTGGGGTTGTCATAATAACCCTGAAAGACAGAACAGATCAGCACCGCACAGCAGAGACAACAGCGGCACATGTAAGCAAAAAGAAGATGAAGCATTTGGGAACACAAATGCTTTTAAACACCACACAGGAGTGATGATAAAATAGAGACTGAGTTCAAAAGGCTGTGATATATCCTGAGGGACAGAGAAGTTAAAATACAGTTTCCAACAATAGGCCTGTAATCATTTTGGAAGTCACCTGTTAAGCAATGGGAGCCTTATCTTGTTATGATGCTTAATTTGACacgcagaaaaaaaaattgctggGATAATTTTAATGTTTGCGGCCTATGTGTCTCACAAGTATCTATtcagagagacagggagaaaaTGCACAGAAGGCAAGctatctaaaataaataaataaataaataaaaagaagaaagaggtcACTGCAGAATATCCTCCAGCTAGAGATAAACTTTTTTTGAAGTATGCCAGCCTATAAATTTAGCCTACAACCGCGTGGCCTACAAACACACTGGCAAAAATCGTACGTCTGTTAGCGCTGAGAGCTAACCTTAAAGGGAATACTAATCACAATGTTTCATACTTTGTGGCCAGAGGCAGACTCCACAGAGTGTGTGAAAAGGTTATCTCTCTGACGCTTTGCTGTTTTTGGAAGTAGTTGTGCAAATATGAGCTGAATAAACATGCAAGTGTCAAACAAACAGGGACGATATTATTCTAATTGAAAAGTCGTTCTGTAGCAATAAGCTGCTTTTTTAGTTTTGGgtcattttgtaaaatattcCTTATATAACTGCAGGCTTTTATCGCAAACGATTCAATTAAGCCTAAAATGGTAAAATCTTCCACTGCTTTTGATCTTGTCTCCGCACTGCCAGTAGTAACGGAtgtactgtactacagtatcaCATTATGCTGCACTGACTGCAAGGAGAACATAAAAAGGAAAGTGTAATACATGTCAGGTTGTATTAAGTGTATAAAAAATAGAGTGCTAACAAACTGGAGAGGAGACACGCCAGCCAAATTAGAAAATGCTGCTGCAGGCACATAGACGACGCTACAAGTAtttaccagaaaaaaaagaagatgtgcCAAGCAAGGAAATGACTTACTATCCTCATCACAAAGATAGCAACAGATAATAGGCTGTTTTTATTGGTTAAGGATGATGGATTCATGGCTCTTAAAGCCTATTTAGAACAAGTCTACAAAATCTTAAGCCATCTGCTATAACAGCACATCTGTCGAGTGGTCAGTCATTTATCTTTTATGGTGCACTAACACCATCCTTTCCTGCATCACAGTAACAAGCAATCACTCAATCAGAACTTGAATAAGAAGACCCACACTAGCTTGGATAAATAGAAATAGATAGAATTTGACAGGGTATATTTAGGTACGAGTTATTAAGTGGGAACTAAAGCCAAATTAATTGCTACAGTTCATGACAAGTAAACCAGTGTGATAAAAGCCAGCAGATGAGGGGCTTTTGCCATTTATATTGCCCACACACTCCAACTGCCTTTCAGACGTGTGGTTCATTATGTAAATGTGCTGGCAATTTTACATGTCAGCTTAATTTCTGAGTAAGTCCCGAGAGCCTCTTTTCTATACAAATAACATCTTACCTGATTGGAGCTAGTAACACTTTCAGTACTGCCCCTCCCCCCTCTGAGATGATTGTCGTCATATTAATGTAAAGGTTACAGCGGCACATGATTAACACGAGAGCCCTCCAACCAAAGATTGTCTTGGTCGATTAGCGGTTGTTATATCAAGCCGTTAGTCAGCTAGTGACCACATGTTTATGAAAtcagtttaattatttaaatatatttttggggCATCAGAAAATGGACTGAAATCAGTAACATTCGTAACACTGTCACTACATTACAGACAAATACAAAGCAGTAATAATGAGATTTTAACATCTACATTTTGCAAGCACAAAGCGAGCTGTCTGTTAATGGTAATACTAACAACGAAAGTGGTGAATTTAATGATTCTGAATGTGTCAGAACAACCACCAAGAACATTCAATCATCACGTAACTTATCAACTTGTAACAGACTGGGCTGAGGAATGGGATTAGTGATGTGCAGAGCTGCCAAAGCTAAGTGAGATGCAAACTAAACTCACAGACaaacttcatgttttttttgtgatgctAATGGCAGGGCTAACAGCGCTGTCGCCTATCTTCAGGGGCACAATAAGGGAGGAGGTGTTGTGACAAGTTTGgaaggagctgcagcagctctttttttttctcttgtgagTAATCAACCAATGAAAGTGACAAGGTCTTCTCATTTGAAAGGTTTGGTTGACTATTATGGAGCAGCCCTAATGAATATGCAGAGATATTAAATGGACGACTTGTTCTACCTTCTGAATAgcactgaaatacattttaaatcttcATATTCGTCAACATCTGATTgacaaaacatctttattttttttcgaTAGTTACTTTTATTTCTACTTGAGTCATTTAATTAAGAAGTAACACTACCTGAGTGCAGTTTGTAGTTTTTATCTATTGTCaggttaaaatattaaaaacacccCTAAAAGACTTAATGAAACGGCTAGAGCAACACTTTTACACACAGGTTGGGATGAGGTGCGTGCATCCcctacaaaaacataatgcaTTGCACATGGAACACTCAAAGTTTCAGTTCTGCTTCTCAATTGAGAAAAGAGCAAGTTAAAAGAAGGTCACCAAGTGTTTGGATTTATTatatattggccaatcaaacaaacaataaaattgtCACAAATTTGAGCAATCCCCGCCCGGCAGGTATTACATTCAAATGATCTACTCCTGCATTATGTTCCACCTCACAAACCTGTTCAAGCAGGACTGactacttttaaaatgtcattgcaAACTAAGCAAACTGACACTCCCATTTCACAGACAATACAGATTATTCTCAGATAAATTAACTCACCTTGACAAACTCCACAGTGAGCTTGCCGTTGAAAGTGGACACCTCTCCCAGCACACTCAGTTTGCCACGTCGAATAGAGAGGGACACTATCTCATCGTGTGCAGTACTGTGACCCACTCGATCAAAGATATCCAGGTCTTTCACAACCGTGTGGCCATTTAGGCGGACGTCAAACACCTAGAAAAAGACAATCCGCAATCATTAACTgctcattcatacacacatagCCTCACATTGACGATTCTATCAATAAAATGTACAGATGGGGATTCAAACAATTTCCAGAGTGCTGTCTGAAAGCTGTGTCCATTTATGggtacattaaaaacaactttaaataaatatcaggtaaAGAAAATGGCTAAATGCACACACTCTCAATTCAAACTGACTGAAATTACAACTTTATCAAATACATACATTGTGAACATATCCTCAATTAAGGAACCACTGTACCTTTTGCTGTGATTGAGCGAAGTAAACTTCTGCATACTTCATAACTAGTATATAGTCGCCTTCCTCACGGATGGGAACATCATATCCGAAAGTGTCCTCGTTGTAGCGCTCTGTCTGGTACAGAATCTGGTCCTCTGGACTGGAGCGCAGGATTGGAAGTCGCACCCCATAATCAGATGCTACAGAGGAGAACAGCATCAGGTTCAGTGTGCCCTTTGCTCACGAGACCACATTAATAGCTGCATTGGTGGGACAACTGATCGTGTTTTAAATCGAGTAAAGCACCACATTGCAGAAGCCCTGACCTTTTCCTGCACTCAATGGAGTGCCCCTCTGTCTCAAATGGCAAATTACCACACAGTGTTCACTCCAACTTACAATTACAGTACCTCTGTCCCAATAACTGGATCCAGGAATGACTCTCTACCAGTTTGATCATATCATCACCTGCTTCCTCTACATGccgagaggggcggagctgcaGTCCTCTATGCTGACTCCTCATTAGTTTTTGATTATATGCGGAAGCCAGACCATGCAGTGCTTTCTGCTGGGATTGTGTGTTACTCTGAGGTACTGCTTTTTACACTTACAATGTCAAATCTCAGCAAAACCTTGCAGGTGTAGCCCGGCCAGACACACTATGCTCATTTTTAATCAGTTAGCCAATAATAACAGTCAACTCACCTTTCCCCAGTTTCCCTTCCAATGGGTCCTTTTTGAAATGAATACCGTGCACGTCTACATGCGATTCACCTCCGGCATTTACAGCCCAGATAACCCGTTCAGCGAGGCTGGGGCCCCCGCCGTCCGCCCAACATTGCTGTGCCAGCAGCGACAGCACCGCTGCGACCAGCCCGGCGACGAGCCGCGCCGTGACCCGCTGCATCGCCCCACACAGCCCGGtcctacacacagacacagcccGGTCCAACACAAACGCAGACAGCGTTAGTAGCTGCCCAGTTGCTGCATTAAAAGTGACCCCTTCCCACATGTAACATTAACCACACAAGGTTAGCTAGCTATGACATGCAACACGATATCTGTAAGTTAGCCAGGATGCTAACGTTAACAGTACCGACACCGGCAGCGTAAAAGCACGCCGACTCAAATAATGACAGCGAAATGATACAAAAACATTCAACCTTGAGATGAATAAACCCATGACAAACCTTATATCCTTTTTAACGAGGCAAACACTACAATATAAAAAGGAATTAGCAGTGAGTAAGTTAACTTAACGTTGGTCAGTTAGGCTAGCTAGCTAACCAGAAATACTTCATGTCTCTTAACTCACCTTCCCCTTTCACGAATATCTTCAATCCGTCTTTTTTTGCCAATGTGCAAGCGTATCTTACCCGGTGCCTATATACTCTACACGGTATGATAACTTTGTGCAGATATTCTCAGTTGCGGGTGTCCAAAGCTACACTGACTTTCATTCAATGTGTGCATGTAGTGTGCAGCCGTGCTCAGCTGCAGCCTACCGCCTGTCTGACCTAACATGGGCTACCTCACCTCTCACTGAGATGACTGACACATGTGCTGCCGTATCACAGGCTGCCGCTGCTTCCCTCA harbors:
- the si:ch211-170d8.2 gene encoding uncharacterized protein si:ch211-170d8.2 encodes the protein MTSDVGVFGRAVDTRGFLSESQEIASESPTPTLRTETHREQCAELSATWLENTQAPQDNSTLLQLRVRPFSPGVSRGLVFPGKSLFSFVRRVYRCCQEGLNCRSVKGIQGRLRGDTDVEFLMTREILSLTVMRAELHLQLSNPQHLDVRPVLPFMAKRNLPTRYSVWSRGHTVELRLDLLFLLQILQEAAGGAGGGPSLMNMRRVVSSPRGDPGALQDTHGDEWGDGVAIALPAPELGLGLGLGLVLDCSQGGVGVSCETSGVHLSHTPFMALYYR
- the mlec gene encoding malectin — its product is MQRVTARLVAGLVAAVLSLLAQQCWADGGGPSLAERVIWAVNAGGESHVDVHGIHFKKDPLEGKLGKASDYGVRLPILRSSPEDQILYQTERYNEDTFGYDVPIREEGDYILVMKYAEVYFAQSQQKVFDVRLNGHTVVKDLDIFDRVGHSTAHDEIVSLSIRRGKLSVLGEVSTFNGKLTVEFVKGYYDNPKVCALYVMKGTLEDVPKLQPHPGLEKPEEEEEEEEETEGGDEVGKKKLPPGSKYRVQSGPRTPNPYAADNSSLMFPILVAFGVFIPTLFCLCRL